A stretch of Electrophorus electricus isolate fEleEle1 chromosome 3, fEleEle1.pri, whole genome shotgun sequence DNA encodes these proteins:
- the nsl1 gene encoding kinetochore-associated protein NSL1 homolog, giving the protein MEDFDRITALQANKDEGFKVNVKSKRVVVYQLAKYKHLFKNLLDGQSQLRDEDKNKLLGEVLTNFQLAVQENIVVDGFSWEEAPEEDGEDCELSALDDLLDEKIIQTTWKRSIYPKKILPYVVRCLKAERKLMDLFQNGMKPQEVKRDAVQDAIMNNVSVTAPKLFKQASTVMKSLKALQQTAEGLQQVLNTQFSAHTLEAYREVVGTTSSQACPSLCQGQTAHRHTIKRAVSETEYSMDYVPTPKAPATSAEHD; this is encoded by the exons ATGGAGGACTTTGACAGAATCACAGCATTACAAGCGAATAAAGACGAaggtttcaaagtaaatgtaaagTCAAAGAGAGTCGTTGTTTATCAACTTGCAAAATATAAACACTTGTTTAAAAATCTGCTTGATGGTCAGTCTCAGCTGCGCGATGAGGACAAGAACAAGCTGTTGGGAGAAGTGCTGACG AATTTTCAGCTTGCAGTGCAAGAAAACATTGTCGTTGATGGTTTTTCATGGGAAGAGgcaccagaggaggatggcgaAG ATTGCGAGTTGAGCGCGTTGGATGACCTGCTGGATGAGAAGATAATACAGACCACTTGGAAACGCAGCATTTATCCAAAGAAAATACTTCCATATGTCGTGCGATGTTTGAAAGCCGAGAGAAAACTCATG GATTTGTTTCAAAATGGAATGAAACCACAAGAAGTAAAGAGAGATGCTGTTCAAG ATGCCATCATGAACAATGTGTCTGTGACTGCCCCCAAGCTGTTCAAGCAAGCATCTACAGTTATGAAG TCTCTGAAGGCTCTGCAGCAAACAGCGGAAGGCTTGCAGCAGGTGCTGAACACACAGTTCTCAGCTCACACGCTGGAGGCCTACAGAGAGGTGGTGGGCACAACCAGCAGCCAGGCCTGCCCATCACTGTGCCAAGGACAGACggcccacagacacactattAAAAGAGCCGTATCTGAGACGGAATACAGCATGGACTATGTCCCTACACCCAAGGCGCCGGCCACATCTGCTGAACATGACTAA